The Streptococcus oralis Uo5 genome includes a window with the following:
- a CDS encoding ABC transporter ATP-binding protein, whose amino-acid sequence MKKLISLKNICRSYRNGDQELQVLKNINLEVQEGEFVAIMGPSGSGKSTLMNTIGMLDTPTSGEYYLEGQEVAGLGEKQLAKVRNQQIGFVFQQFFLLSKLNALQNVELPLIYAGVSASKRRKLAEEFLEKVELTERSHHLPSELSGGQKQRVAIARALVNNPSIILADEPTGALDTKTGNQIMQLLVELNKEGKTIIMVTHEPEIAAYATRQIVIRDGVISSDSALEKEEN is encoded by the coding sequence ATGAAGAAACTAATTAGTCTCAAAAATATCTGCAGGAGTTATCGAAATGGTGACCAAGAACTGCAGGTCCTTAAAAATATCAATCTAGAAGTTCAAGAAGGTGAGTTTGTCGCCATTATGGGACCGTCCGGTTCTGGTAAGTCCACTTTGATGAATACCATCGGAATGTTGGATACACCAACCAGTGGAGAGTACTACCTTGAAGGGCAAGAAGTTGCAGGCCTTGGAGAGAAACAACTGGCCAAGGTCCGCAACCAGCAAATCGGCTTTGTCTTTCAGCAGTTCTTTCTCTTGTCCAAGCTTAATGCGCTTCAAAACGTTGAATTGCCCTTGATTTACGCTGGAGTTTCGGCTTCAAAACGTCGAAAATTGGCTGAGGAATTTCTGGAAAAGGTTGAGCTAACGGAGCGTAGTCATCACTTACCTTCAGAGTTATCAGGTGGTCAAAAGCAACGTGTAGCGATTGCCCGTGCCTTGGTAAATAATCCCTCTATCATCCTAGCAGACGAACCCACAGGAGCCTTGGATACCAAGACAGGAAATCAAATCATGCAACTGTTGGTGGAGTTAAACAAGGAAGGGAAGACCATTATCATGGTCACGCATGAGCCTGAAATTGCTGCCTATGCCACACGCCAAATTGTCATTCGTGATGGTGTTATCTCATCAGACAGTGCCCTAGAAAAGGAGGAAAACTAA
- a CDS encoding class I SAM-dependent methyltransferase: MSKMYYAENPDAAHDIHELRVELLGENMTFLTDAGVFSKKMVDFGSQLLLKCLEVNEGETVLDVGCGYGPLGLSLAKAYGAQATMVDINNRALDLARQNAERNKVEATIFQSNIYEQVEGKFDHVISNPPIRAGKQVVHEIIEKSRDFLKDRGDLTIVIQKKQGAPSAKSKMEDVFGNCEIVKKDKGYYILRSVKE, from the coding sequence ATGAGTAAAATGTATTATGCAGAAAATCCTGACGCTGCTCACGACATTCATGAGTTGAGAGTGGAGTTGTTGGGAGAAAACATGACCTTTTTGACGGATGCGGGTGTTTTTAGCAAGAAAATGGTTGACTTTGGGAGTCAGCTCTTGCTCAAGTGTCTAGAGGTCAATGAAGGAGAGACGGTCCTTGATGTGGGTTGCGGTTATGGGCCATTGGGTTTGTCGTTAGCCAAGGCTTATGGAGCTCAGGCAACTATGGTCGATATCAATAATCGTGCCTTGGATCTAGCGCGACAAAATGCTGAACGTAATAAAGTAGAAGCAACGATTTTCCAATCCAATATCTATGAACAAGTTGAAGGGAAGTTTGACCATGTTATTTCCAATCCGCCCATTCGAGCGGGCAAACAGGTTGTTCATGAGATTATTGAAAAGAGCAGAGATTTCTTGAAAGACAGAGGAGATTTAACCATCGTCATTCAGAAAAAACAAGGAGCTCCAAGTGCTAAAAGTAAGATGGAAGACGTTTTTGGAAATTGTGAAATCGTAAAGAAAGATAAGGGATACTATATCCTTAGAAGTGTGAAAGAATGA
- the metG gene encoding methionine--tRNA ligase — MSEKNFYITTPIYYPSGKLHIGSAYTTIACDVLARYKRLMGYDVFYLTGLDEHGQKIQQKAEEAGITPQAYVDGMAVGVKELWKLLDISYDKFIRTTDDYHEKVVAQVFERLLAQDDIYLGEYSGWYSVSDEEFFTESQLAEVFRDEAGNVTGGIAPSGHEVEWVSEESYFLRLSKYQNRLVEFFKSHPDFITPDGRLNEMLRNFIEPGLEDLAVSRTTFTWGVPVPSNPKHVVYVWIDALLNYATALGYGQEDHANFDKFWNGTVFHMVGKDILRFHSIYWPILLMMLDMKLPDRLIAHGWFVMKDGKMSKSKGNVVYPEMLVERYGLDPLRYYLMRSLPVGSDGTFTPEDYVGRINYELANDLGNLLNRTVSMINKYFDGQIPAYVEGVTDFDNALAQVAEQSISDYHTHMEAVDYPRALEAVWTLISRTNKYIDETAPWVLAKDEALRDQLASVMSHLAASLRVVAHMIEPFMMGTSRAVLAQLGLAEVSSLENLSLADFPADVTVVAKGTPIFPRLDMEEEIAYIKEQMESNKPAVEKEWNPDEVELKLNKDEIKFEDFDKVEIRVAEVKEVSKVEGSDKLLQFRLDAGDGEDRQILSGIAKYYPNEQELVGKKVQIVANLKPRKMMKKYVSQGMILSAEHDGQLTLLTVDPAVPNGSVIG; from the coding sequence ATGTCTGAAAAGAATTTTTATATTACAACACCGATTTACTATCCGTCTGGTAAACTTCATATCGGTTCTGCCTACACAACCATCGCTTGTGATGTCCTAGCTCGCTACAAACGCCTCATGGGCTACGATGTCTTTTATCTGACAGGTCTTGATGAGCATGGTCAAAAAATCCAGCAAAAAGCGGAAGAAGCTGGCATCACACCTCAAGCTTATGTTGATGGGATGGCGGTTGGAGTCAAAGAACTCTGGAAATTACTCGATATCTCATACGATAAGTTCATCCGTACAACTGATGATTACCATGAAAAAGTTGTAGCACAGGTCTTTGAACGCTTGCTTGCTCAAGATGATATCTACTTGGGCGAATACTCTGGCTGGTATTCAGTTTCAGATGAGGAATTCTTTACAGAAAGCCAGCTTGCGGAAGTTTTCCGTGATGAAGCTGGAAATGTAACGGGCGGTATTGCTCCATCAGGTCACGAGGTTGAATGGGTTTCAGAAGAGTCTTACTTCCTTCGCCTCAGCAAATACCAAAATCGCTTGGTTGAATTTTTCAAATCACATCCTGATTTTATCACTCCTGATGGTCGCCTCAATGAAATGTTGCGTAACTTTATTGAGCCAGGTTTGGAAGACTTAGCGGTTTCTCGTACAACCTTTACCTGGGGTGTGCCAGTCCCATCAAATCCCAAACACGTTGTCTACGTTTGGATTGATGCCCTTCTTAACTATGCGACTGCTCTTGGTTACGGTCAAGAGGATCATGCTAACTTTGACAAGTTCTGGAACGGAACAGTCTTCCACATGGTCGGAAAAGACATTCTTCGTTTCCACTCTATCTACTGGCCAATCCTTCTCATGATGTTGGATATGAAATTGCCTGACCGCTTGATTGCCCACGGTTGGTTCGTCATGAAAGACGGCAAGATGTCTAAGTCTAAAGGGAATGTCGTTTACCCTGAAATGCTAGTAGAACGTTATGGACTGGATCCACTTCGTTACTACCTCATGCGTAGCCTTCCAGTCGGTTCAGACGGAACCTTCACTCCTGAAGACTATGTAGGCCGTATCAACTATGAATTGGCAAATGACCTCGGAAACCTCCTCAACCGTACAGTTTCCATGATTAACAAGTACTTTGATGGGCAAATCCCTGCCTACGTAGAAGGTGTGACAGACTTTGACAATGCTCTTGCACAAGTAGCAGAGCAATCTATCTCTGACTACCATACACACATGGAAGCAGTTGACTACCCGCGTGCCCTAGAAGCAGTATGGACTCTTATCTCTCGCACTAACAAATACATCGATGAGACAGCTCCATGGGTCTTGGCTAAGGATGAAGCCCTTCGTGACCAATTGGCAAGTGTCATGAGCCACTTGGCAGCCAGCCTTCGTGTCGTAGCTCACATGATTGAGCCATTTATGATGGGAACTAGTCGCGCTGTATTGGCACAACTTGGTCTAGCAGAAGTTTCTAGCCTAGAAAACTTGAGCTTGGCAGATTTCCCTGCAGATGTGACTGTTGTTGCCAAAGGAACACCAATCTTCCCACGCCTCGACATGGAAGAAGAGATTGCCTATATCAAGGAACAAATGGAAAGCAACAAACCAGCCGTCGAAAAAGAATGGAATCCAGATGAAGTTGAGCTCAAACTCAACAAGGATGAAATCAAGTTTGAAGACTTTGATAAGGTCGAGATCCGTGTCGCAGAGGTCAAAGAAGTTTCTAAAGTGGAAGGTTCTGATAAGTTGCTCCAATTCCGCCTAGATGCTGGTGATGGTGAAGATCGTCAAATCCTCTCAGGAATTGCCAAATACTATCCAAACGAACAAGAATTGGTCGGTAAGAAAGTCCAAATCGTTGCCAACCTCAAACCACGCAAGATGATGAAAAAATATGTCAGCCAAGGGATGATTCTCTCAGCTGAACATGATGGACAATTAACCCTTCTCACAGTTGATCCAGCTGTACCAAACGGAAGTGTGATTGGGTAA
- a CDS encoding ABC transporter permease, whose amino-acid sequence MQNLKFAFSSIMAHKMRSFLTMIGIIIGVSSVVVIMALGDSMSRQVNKNMTKSQKDIHVFFSPIKSKDGSFTQKQSALTVSGKEEDVHVEPPKPLESWVKEAAKLKGVDSYYVTNSTNVTLSYKDKKVERATLTGGNSTYMNAVENEIVAGRSLRPQDYKEFASVILLDEELAKSLFDSPEAAVNQVISVNEFSYRVIGVYTSNEAKTAKAFGIGGLPITTNISLAANFNTDEISNIVFRVNDTSLTQTLGPELARKLTEIAGLQQGEYQVADATAAFQEVQQLFGFMTTVISAIAGISLFVGGTGVMNIMLVSVTERTREIGLRKALGATRANILVQFLIESMILTLLGGVIGLGIAAGMTMLAGVLLQNMIAGIEVGVSLPIALFSLAVSASVGMIFGVLPANKASKLDPIEALRYE is encoded by the coding sequence ATGCAGAATCTGAAATTTGCCTTTTCATCCATCATGGCTCACAAGATGCGTTCCTTCCTCACCATGATTGGGATTATCATCGGAGTTTCGTCTGTCGTTGTCATCATGGCTCTGGGAGACTCCATGTCTCGTCAGGTCAATAAAAACATGACCAAATCACAGAAGGATATCCATGTCTTTTTCTCTCCTATCAAAAGCAAGGACGGCTCCTTTACGCAGAAACAATCCGCTTTGACAGTCAGTGGGAAAGAAGAGGATGTTCATGTTGAACCACCAAAACCACTAGAATCCTGGGTCAAGGAAGCTGCCAAACTCAAAGGAGTAGACAGTTACTATGTCACCAACTCGACCAACGTCACCCTATCTTATAAGGATAAGAAAGTTGAACGAGCGACTCTGACAGGCGGAAATAGCACCTACATGAACGCAGTTGAAAATGAAATCGTTGCGGGTAGAAGTCTAAGACCGCAAGACTACAAGGAATTTGCCAGTGTGATTTTGTTGGATGAAGAATTAGCCAAGAGTTTGTTTGATAGTCCAGAAGCTGCGGTTAATCAAGTCATCTCTGTCAATGAATTTAGTTACCGTGTGATTGGCGTTTATACAAGCAATGAAGCTAAAACTGCTAAAGCCTTTGGGATTGGTGGTCTTCCAATTACGACCAATATCTCTCTCGCAGCTAATTTTAATACTGATGAAATCTCGAACATCGTCTTTCGTGTCAATGATACTAGTCTAACACAGACCTTGGGTCCAGAGTTGGCTCGAAAATTGACTGAGATTGCAGGTCTTCAGCAAGGGGAGTACCAAGTTGCGGATGCAACTGCCGCCTTCCAAGAGGTACAACAACTATTTGGTTTTATGACCACTGTTATCAGTGCCATTGCAGGGATTTCACTCTTTGTTGGAGGAACAGGTGTCATGAATATCATGCTGGTCTCGGTGACAGAACGTACGCGTGAGATTGGTCTGCGGAAGGCTCTTGGAGCCACACGGGCTAATATCTTAGTTCAGTTTTTGATTGAGTCCATGATCTTGACCTTGTTAGGTGGTGTCATCGGTCTTGGGATTGCTGCTGGAATGACCATGTTAGCCGGAGTATTGCTTCAAAACATGATTGCAGGTATCGAAGTTGGGGTGTCCCTCCCAATTGCTCTCTTTAGCCTGGCTGTGTCAGCCAGTGTTGGGATGATCTTCGGAGTCTTGCCAGCCAATAAAGCCTCTAAGCTTGATCCGATTGAAGCCCTTCGTTATGAATAA
- the coaA gene encoding type I pantothenate kinase encodes MTNEFLHFEKISRQTWQSLHRKTTPPLTEEELESIKSFNDQISLQDVTDVYLPLVHLIHIYKRTKDDLAFSKGIFLQRESKSQPFIIGVSGSVAVGKSTTSRLIQILLSRTLPDATVELVTTDGFLYPNQTLIDQDILNRKGFPESYDMETLLNFLDRLKNGQDVDIPVYSHEVYDIVPGEKQRVKAADFVIVEGINVFQNPQNERLYITDFFDFSIYVDAAVEDIESWYLDRFLKLLSFAQNDPNSYYHRFTQMPIGEVEAFAHQVWTSINLTNLQNYIEPTRNRAEVILHKTKNHEIDEIYLKK; translated from the coding sequence ATGACCAACGAATTTTTACATTTTGAAAAAATCAGTCGCCAGACTTGGCAATCATTGCATCGCAAAACAACCCCTCCCTTGACAGAGGAAGAGTTAGAATCCATCAAGAGTTTCAATGACCAGATTAGTCTGCAGGACGTAACAGACGTCTATCTTCCCCTTGTCCATCTTATCCATATTTACAAGCGCACTAAGGATGATTTGGCATTTTCAAAAGGAATTTTTCTTCAACGCGAAAGTAAATCTCAGCCTTTTATCATTGGGGTTTCTGGAAGCGTTGCTGTGGGGAAATCGACTACTAGTCGCTTGATTCAGATTCTACTATCACGCACTCTCCCAGATGCTACTGTAGAATTGGTGACAACTGACGGTTTTCTCTATCCCAATCAAACCTTGATAGACCAAGATATCTTAAATCGCAAAGGTTTTCCTGAAAGTTATGATATGGAAACCTTGCTGAATTTTCTTGACCGCCTAAAGAATGGGCAAGATGTCGATATTCCTGTCTATTCTCATGAAGTGTATGACATTGTTCCTGGAGAGAAGCAACGTGTCAAAGCTGCTGATTTTGTCATTGTCGAGGGCATCAATGTCTTTCAAAACCCTCAAAATGAGCGCCTTTACATCACTGATTTCTTTGATTTCTCCATCTATGTGGATGCTGCTGTTGAGGACATTGAAAGCTGGTATCTGGATCGTTTCTTAAAGCTGCTCAGCTTTGCCCAAAATGATCCCAACAGCTACTACCACCGCTTTACGCAAATGCCGATTGGAGAAGTTGAAGCCTTTGCACATCAGGTTTGGACCAGTATTAATCTCACAAATCTACAAAACTATATCGAACCGACAAGGAATCGCGCCGAGGTCATTCTCCACAAGACTAAAAACCACGAAATCGATGAAATTTACCTAAAAAAATAA
- the deoC gene encoding deoxyribose-phosphate aldolase: protein MKLNKYIDHTLLKQDASQEQIDRLLSEAREYDFASVCVNPTWVNHAKTGLEGSDVKVCTVVGFPLGATTSAVKAFETKEAVQNGADEIDMVINVGALKSGNLDLVESDIRAVVEASGDKLVKVIIEACLLTDDEKVVACQLSQKAGADFVKTSTGFSTGGATIEDVKLMRKTVGPDMGVKAAGGARSYADALAFVEAGATRIGTSAGVAILKGELADGDY, encoded by the coding sequence ATGAAGTTAAATAAATATATTGATCATACGCTTTTAAAGCAAGATGCAAGCCAAGAACAAATTGATCGTTTGCTATCTGAAGCGCGTGAGTATGACTTTGCCAGCGTTTGTGTCAATCCCACATGGGTGAATCATGCGAAAACAGGGCTTGAAGGCTCAGATGTAAAAGTTTGTACAGTAGTAGGTTTTCCTTTGGGAGCAACAACTTCAGCTGTGAAAGCTTTTGAAACAAAAGAAGCTGTCCAAAACGGTGCAGATGAGATTGATATGGTTATCAATGTTGGTGCCCTCAAATCAGGCAATCTGGATTTAGTTGAATCGGACATCCGTGCTGTCGTAGAAGCAAGTGGTGACAAGTTGGTGAAAGTCATTATCGAAGCTTGCTTGTTGACAGACGATGAAAAGGTTGTGGCCTGCCAATTATCCCAGAAAGCAGGCGCTGACTTTGTCAAAACATCAACTGGATTTTCAACTGGTGGTGCCACTATTGAGGATGTTAAGTTAATGCGTAAAACAGTCGGGCCGGATATGGGAGTTAAGGCAGCTGGTGGAGCGCGTTCTTACGCAGACGCTCTTGCCTTTGTGGAGGCAGGTGCTACTCGTATTGGAACATCCGCTGGTGTAGCAATCTTAAAAGGAGAATTGGCTGATGGCGACTACTGA
- a CDS encoding DNA topology modulation protein → MEIAIIGYSGAGKSTLAETLSNYYSIPKLHMDTLQFQPGWQDSDREWMLGEMKNFLTKNESWVIDGNYSWCYYEERMQEADQIIFLNFSPLTCLFRAFKRYLTYRGKVRESMAAGCPERFDWEFIRWILWDGRTKHAKERYQRVQQTYPEKVIVLRSQKEMDQFLENLANNKKNQRA, encoded by the coding sequence ATGGAAATAGCAATCATAGGATATTCTGGAGCCGGCAAGTCAACTCTAGCTGAAACGTTATCAAACTACTACTCTATCCCCAAACTGCATATGGACACACTCCAATTTCAACCTGGTTGGCAAGACAGTGACCGCGAATGGATGCTGGGCGAGATGAAAAACTTTCTCACAAAGAATGAATCTTGGGTCATTGATGGGAATTATTCTTGGTGCTATTACGAAGAAAGAATGCAGGAAGCTGACCAAATCATCTTTCTCAATTTTTCACCATTGACCTGTCTCTTTCGAGCCTTTAAACGGTATCTCACATACCGAGGCAAGGTCAGAGAAAGTATGGCTGCAGGTTGTCCTGAACGCTTTGACTGGGAATTTATCCGATGGATTCTCTGGGATGGGCGGACAAAGCATGCTAAAGAACGTTATCAACGGGTTCAACAAACCTATCCAGAGAAAGTAATTGTCCTCAGGTCGCAAAAGGAGATGGACCAGTTCTTAGAAAATCTTGCAAATAACAAGAAAAACCAACGTGCATAA
- a CDS encoding efflux RND transporter periplasmic adaptor subunit, which translates to MKRKIKRTKKWQLYTAIGIASAIVIGAAGILIFRQPSQSAVKEETSHIVTAKEGSVASSVLLSGTVTAKNEQYVYFDASKGDLDEILVSVGDKVEEGQALVKYSSADAQAAYDAAERAVAKADRHIEELNKARENASAAPASPQVPTEAGLPEQAQAATSSVSSIDSQISDAKDNRADAVAQLNKAQAQLDAATVLSTLEGTVVEVNRNVSKSPTGNSQVVVHVVSNENLQVKGELSEYNLANLSVGQEVTFTSKVYQDKSWTGKISYISDYPKNNGEAANAALGGNTGSKYPYTVDVTSDIGELKQGFSVSVEVKNKSKAILVPLTSVVTENDKNYVWLVDDQKKAKKVEVTLGNADADNQEITSGLTDGAKVISNPTSSLEEGKEVKADEETN; encoded by the coding sequence ATGAAAAGAAAAATAAAAAGGACAAAAAAATGGCAATTATACACAGCGATTGGTATTGCCAGTGCTATTGTTATCGGTGCTGCGGGAATTTTGATTTTTAGACAACCTTCCCAGTCAGCAGTCAAGGAGGAAACCTCTCATATCGTTACTGCTAAGGAAGGTTCCGTTGCTTCATCGGTTCTCTTGTCAGGTACGGTTACAGCAAAAAATGAACAATACGTTTATTTTGATGCTAGTAAGGGAGATTTAGATGAAATTCTTGTTTCGGTTGGGGACAAGGTCGAAGAAGGGCAAGCTTTGGTCAAATACAGCAGTGCAGATGCTCAAGCTGCCTATGATGCAGCAGAACGTGCAGTTGCAAAGGCAGACCGTCATATCGAGGAGTTAAACAAAGCTCGTGAAAATGCATCAGCTGCACCAGCTTCTCCACAGGTTCCAACAGAAGCTGGACTCCCAGAACAAGCGCAAGCAGCGACTTCTTCAGTATCTTCTATTGATTCTCAAATCAGTGATGCCAAGGATAACCGTGCAGATGCTGTGGCTCAGCTCAACAAGGCTCAAGCTCAGCTAGATGCTGCAACTGTCCTCAGTACACTAGAAGGGACTGTAGTTGAAGTCAATCGTAATGTTTCCAAATCGCCAACAGGTAATAGCCAAGTGGTAGTACATGTCGTAAGTAATGAAAACTTGCAGGTCAAAGGGGAGTTGTCTGAATACAACCTTGCTAATCTTTCTGTTGGGCAAGAAGTTACCTTTACTTCGAAGGTTTACCAAGATAAGAGCTGGACAGGAAAAATTAGCTATATTTCTGATTATCCTAAAAACAACGGAGAAGCAGCAAATGCAGCCCTTGGAGGAAATACTGGATCTAAGTACCCTTATACTGTTGATGTGACTAGCGATATCGGTGAGTTAAAACAAGGCTTCTCAGTCAGTGTGGAAGTCAAAAACAAGAGTAAGGCCATCCTTGTTCCTTTAACAAGTGTTGTTACCGAAAATGACAAAAACTATGTCTGGCTCGTTGACGACCAGAAAAAAGCGAAGAAGGTAGAAGTTACTTTGGGGAATGCGGACGCAGACAACCAAGAAATTACTTCAGGTTTGACAGACGGAGCCAAGGTCATCAGTAATCCAACATCTTCCTTGGAAGAAGGAAAAGAGGTGAAGGCTGATGAAGAAACTAATTAG
- the rpsT gene encoding 30S ribosomal protein S20, giving the protein MANIKSAIKRAELNVKQNEKNSAQKSAMRTAIKAFEANPSEELFRAASSAIDKAETKGLIHKNKASRDKARLSAKLAK; this is encoded by the coding sequence TTGGCAAACATTAAATCAGCTATCAAACGCGCTGAATTGAACGTTAAACAAAACGAAAAAAACTCAGCTCAAAAATCAGCTATGCGTACTGCTATCAAAGCTTTCGAAGCAAACCCTTCTGAAGAACTTTTCCGTGCTGCTAGCTCAGCTATCGACAAAGCAGAAACTAAAGGTTTGATTCATAAAAACAAAGCAAGCCGCGATAAAGCTCGTCTTTCAGCTAAACTTGCTAAATAA
- a CDS encoding pyrimidine-nucleoside phosphorylase — protein sequence MRAVDLIQKKRDGQELTAAEIKWLVEGYVAGTVPDYQMSAFAMAVYFKGMTTREISDLTMNMVKTGQEFDLSAIDGVKVDKHSTGGVGDKVTLILAPLVASFGVPVAKMSGRGLGHTGGTIDKLESIKGYQVERSQEDFIRQVQDIGVSVIGQSDQLVKADKLLYALRDVTATVDTIPLIASSVMSKKIAAGADAILLDVTVGEGAFMKTVDEARELAQTMVDLGKAVGRKTVAVITDMSQPLGRAIGNRLEILEALEILQGKGRQDITHFICELAQIMLGLADVEKTIEEIRQHLENDQALAKFEEMVAAQGGDLEDLYRPVKVAHVVEIPAQDTGVISALPAMEFGLYAMRLGAGRAIKSDDLDYETGIVFEKKVGDSVQKGEIVAKVYTNGKISSELVTEFQKYVKINDGVQSLREIIEIIS from the coding sequence ATGAGAGCAGTTGATTTAATCCAAAAGAAACGAGATGGTCAAGAACTGACTGCAGCTGAAATAAAATGGTTGGTAGAAGGCTATGTGGCTGGAACTGTTCCAGACTATCAGATGTCTGCTTTTGCTATGGCTGTTTATTTTAAAGGAATGACCACACGTGAGATTTCTGATCTAACGATGAATATGGTCAAGACAGGTCAGGAGTTTGACTTGTCAGCCATTGATGGGGTTAAAGTTGATAAGCATTCGACTGGTGGTGTAGGTGATAAAGTGACCTTAATCTTGGCTCCCCTTGTTGCGAGTTTCGGTGTGCCTGTTGCTAAAATGAGTGGTCGTGGTCTCGGCCATACTGGTGGGACAATTGATAAATTGGAGTCCATTAAGGGCTATCAAGTCGAGAGAAGTCAAGAGGATTTCATTCGTCAGGTACAGGATATTGGTGTATCTGTCATTGGGCAGTCCGATCAGCTGGTTAAAGCAGATAAACTTCTCTATGCCCTCCGTGATGTGACAGCAACTGTCGACACGATCCCTTTGATTGCGAGTTCGGTGATGAGCAAGAAAATTGCTGCAGGAGCGGATGCCATTTTGCTAGATGTAACGGTCGGTGAGGGTGCCTTCATGAAGACTGTTGATGAGGCGCGCGAATTGGCTCAAACCATGGTGGATCTTGGTAAGGCAGTTGGTCGAAAGACGGTAGCAGTCATTACCGATATGAGTCAGCCCTTGGGAAGAGCCATTGGCAATCGTCTTGAAATCCTTGAGGCATTGGAGATTTTACAAGGGAAAGGCCGTCAGGATATTACCCACTTTATCTGTGAATTGGCGCAGATTATGCTTGGGTTGGCTGATGTTGAGAAAACGATCGAGGAAATCCGTCAACACCTGGAAAATGACCAAGCACTGGCTAAGTTTGAAGAAATGGTAGCAGCACAAGGCGGTGATTTAGAAGATCTTTATCGTCCAGTCAAAGTTGCCCATGTGGTGGAAATTCCAGCTCAAGATACAGGTGTTATTTCAGCTCTTCCTGCAATGGAATTTGGACTCTATGCCATGAGACTAGGAGCTGGTCGTGCAATCAAGTCTGATGACTTGGACTATGAAACAGGGATTGTTTTTGAAAAGAAAGTTGGAGACTCCGTTCAAAAGGGTGAAATTGTTGCAAAAGTTTATACAAATGGAAAAATTTCTTCTGAACTAGTTACAGAATTTCAAAAATATGTTAAAATAAATGATGGAGTGCAAAGTTTACGAGAAATTATAGAAATTATCTCATAA